Part of the uncultured Cohaesibacter sp. genome is shown below.
GTGAGAGCAAGAATGATGGTCAGAAAGGGAAAATGCTCGAACATGACAGGCCTCGCGAAAAGAGGGAAAGACCAAACAGAGAATTGCGGATTACCCGCCCCATGGTCTTTGGAAATGCCAAAGGGCAGAAAGGGAGAGAGATTTCTCGGCGGACGGCAAAGCGCCGGGGACGGATGATAGGACCGGACGGGCAGCACGGCAACCGGGTTTTGTCGCAAGCGTACCGTTCTGCCCGACCTTTGGCAAAAGGGGCTGAAAAGCGCCGACTGTCAACCCTCGAACTGTTCGTGCGCACCCCAGAACATGGCCTCGATCTTGTTGCCGTCTAGATCCCTTACGAAGCAACCGTAATACTGGTCGCCGTAATCGGGCCGTGGGCCGGGTTCGCCATCCGGTGTTGCGCCCAGTTCCTGCGCCTTGTCCCAAAAGGCATGAACGGCCTCCTTGGTGAGAGCAAGAAAGGCGAAATGTGCGCCATTGCCAACGGTTGCGGTCTGTCGGTCATGCGGTGTCTGCACCCAGAATTCCGGATGGGTCTTGCCAAAGGCGATTGCCCCTACCTCGCCGGGCACGTCGACTTCCATGATGACCTTGGCTCCGATTGTGGGCAGCAGGGCCTTGTAGAAATCGCGGGCCTTGGGGAAGTCGTTGGTGCCGATCGAAACATGCGCCATGATGATGGGTGGTTCGCTGGTCATTGATAACTCCGATGTGAAAAATGTTCATGAAATGTTCTTTTCTGAGAGTGATCCTTCTGGCCCCATGCGTCAATCGGGATTTTTGCCCATGCGGCAAGAAGGCCGCAGAGACTGCGATGGTGCTGGCGCGGCATGGAAAATGGTGGATCGGTGTGTAGCCGGTTGTATTTTCTTGCAAAGTGCGCTTCAGTTCGATGTCGGCAAGTCGCAGCGGATATCGAATTTTTGTTGCGGCCTTTCACGGCACGAAAGGCAATGTCAGGGAGGAACCGATGACGCCGCCGGATCATCAGCCAGACAAAAGTGAGGACGGGCCTGTCGCGATCTCCAGCAGCAATCTGCCGGACTTCTATCCGGTAATGAAGCAGAAGCTCACCTTTCCTCTTGCCTTCACTTCCGGCGATCCGGAGCGCTGGCGGCAGGAGACGCGGGCCACCGCTGCGGATCTCATGCTCCCCGATGGAGCAGCCGGACTGCCGGGAGGAACGGCCTCTGATCCGCCATTTGCGCCTGCACTGCAGGATAGCGTCGATCGGGGGGAATTTGTGGCCCATCGTGTGGCCTTCAACGTGACTGCAGAAAGCCGGATCACGGCACTGGTGCTGGAGCCGAAGGGCGAGGGGCCTTTCCCCGCCGTCCTTCTGTTGCATGATCACGGGTCCCGCTTTGACATCGGCAAGGAAAAGGGCATTCGCCCGTGGTATGACGAGGCACGGCTTGAGGCCTCCCGAGACTGGTCTGGCCGCTATTTCTCCGGTCTGTTTCCCGGGGAGGAACTGGCGCGCCGCGGCTATGTGGTTGTGGCGACCGATGCCCTCGGTTGGGGAGACCGGATTGGCAACGGCTATGAGGCGCAACAGGCGCTGGCCTGCAATCTCCTCAATCTCGGCTGTTCGCTGGCCGGGCTGGTTGCGGCAGAGGACATCCGCACCGCCCGATTTGTCAAGTCCCTGCCGAAGGTGGACCCAGATCGGCTGGCCGCCGTAGGCTTCAGTTTCGGTGCCTTTCGTGCCTGGCAATTGGCAGCCCTGTCCGATGACGTCAAGGCGGCCGTCGCTGTGTCTTGGATGGCGACGATCGACGGTCTGATGGTGCCGGGCAACAACCAGCTGCGCGGTCAGTCGGCGTGGTACATGACCCATCCCGGCCTTGCCAAATGCCTTGACTATCCCGATGTCGCAGCGCTCGCCGCCCCCAAGCCGCTTTATTTCATGTCAGGCGAAGATGATCCGCTCTTTCCGCCGCAGGCAGTACAGCAGGCCTATGACAGGATGCAAACGGTTTGGTCAGCCTTCGGAAAAACCGAAAAGCTGCGTACCGAGATCTGGCCAGGTGGCCATGTGTTCACTCGTGACCGCCAGCAGGCCGCCTTCGATTGGCTCGCCGCTTGTGTCTGAGACCGGAATTCTCTTGTGGACATGACGCTGGCTGTTACAAAAAGTCGTCACAAATTTGCTATCAGTTCAATTTGTGTCTTTGCTTCAGAGCCTTAGGGGCTGAAGGACAGACCTTCTATACTCGGAAGCCAAGCGGTGCGACGTCAGGATTGCCGGGGTTACTTCAAAGTAGAAGAGTGACGGGACGGCAAGGGCTTCCATGGCGGTAGTTGAATCGATTCCTACATCCTGTGTACGTGTGCCCGCTCCGGTCAGCAAGGAGCTGCAGGGGGCGCTTGATCTGGCTACGGCTCGTGTACTGTCTGATCCGATCAGCAGTATCTATCGCCACGACCTGATGGAAATCCACGAGAGGATCGGCGACTGGTATGCCGAGGCGGGGGCCGATCATGCTGCTCTCTCCGCCTTTGAAGACGCTCTGAGGAG
Proteins encoded:
- a CDS encoding VOC family protein, with the protein product MTSEPPIIMAHVSIGTNDFPKARDFYKALLPTIGAKVIMEVDVPGEVGAIAFGKTHPEFWVQTPHDRQTATVGNGAHFAFLALTKEAVHAFWDKAQELGATPDGEPGPRPDYGDQYYGCFVRDLDGNKIEAMFWGAHEQFEG
- a CDS encoding alpha/beta fold hydrolase, translated to MTPPDHQPDKSEDGPVAISSSNLPDFYPVMKQKLTFPLAFTSGDPERWRQETRATAADLMLPDGAAGLPGGTASDPPFAPALQDSVDRGEFVAHRVAFNVTAESRITALVLEPKGEGPFPAVLLLHDHGSRFDIGKEKGIRPWYDEARLEASRDWSGRYFSGLFPGEELARRGYVVVATDALGWGDRIGNGYEAQQALACNLLNLGCSLAGLVAAEDIRTARFVKSLPKVDPDRLAAVGFSFGAFRAWQLAALSDDVKAAVAVSWMATIDGLMVPGNNQLRGQSAWYMTHPGLAKCLDYPDVAALAAPKPLYFMSGEDDPLFPPQAVQQAYDRMQTVWSAFGKTEKLRTEIWPGGHVFTRDRQQAAFDWLAACV